In Oceanococcus sp. HetDA_MAG_MS8, the following are encoded in one genomic region:
- a CDS encoding TetR/AcrR family transcriptional regulator, translating to MSKKTPSKGLPPCPASLRPATRRRVEQAVLDIFSRQEFHKVSLSEVAKQAQVSLQTIYKYYGSKEFLLFATIDAMFSGLAARMIEHLQGIETFADKLRKVIWVMFDYFERHPRLAQVVISSVYLNSWARTDAFRQPELTGVFLKVLRDGREAGVLTDEVDELVIMDVIIGIVARRITMSSLRHKAEPLTAQTGPIFNMVWRAITPPPRLAV from the coding sequence ATGAGCAAGAAAACACCGTCAAAAGGCCTTCCTCCATGCCCTGCCAGCCTGCGCCCGGCAACGCGCCGGCGAGTGGAGCAGGCGGTACTGGATATTTTCTCCCGGCAGGAGTTTCATAAGGTCAGCCTGTCCGAGGTAGCCAAGCAGGCTCAGGTGAGTCTGCAGACCATTTACAAGTACTACGGCAGCAAGGAATTCCTGCTGTTCGCGACCATCGACGCGATGTTTTCGGGCTTGGCCGCGCGGATGATCGAGCACCTACAGGGGATTGAGACCTTTGCCGATAAGCTTCGCAAAGTGATCTGGGTCATGTTCGATTACTTTGAGCGCCATCCGCGCCTCGCGCAGGTGGTGATCAGTTCGGTGTACCTGAACTCCTGGGCGCGGACGGATGCATTTCGCCAACCAGAGCTGACCGGTGTTTTCCTTAAGGTGCTCCGCGATGGGCGTGAGGCCGGCGTTCTGACCGATGAAGTCGATGAACTCGTAATCATGGATGTGATCATCGGGATCGTCGCGCGGCGTATCACCATGTCGAGTCTGCGCCACAAAGCCGAGCCGCTCACCGCGCAAACCGGGCCGATTTTCAACATGGTGTGGCGGGCCATTACCCCGCCGCCACGCCTCGCCGTATAA
- the rpsP gene encoding 30S ribosomal protein S16, which yields MVKIRLARGGAKKKPFYHIVAADIRSRRDGRSIERLGFWNPVARGKDETLRLDLDRVDHWVSNGAEMSDRVAALVRNLRKERAQAPEAVPAAEAAAPAAAEDAAAS from the coding sequence ATGGTCAAGATTCGCCTGGCGCGCGGTGGCGCCAAGAAAAAGCCCTTCTACCACATCGTGGCTGCAGACATTCGTTCGCGCCGTGACGGCCGTTCCATTGAGCGTCTGGGTTTCTGGAACCCGGTTGCCCGTGGTAAAGACGAAACCTTGCGTCTAGACCTGGATCGTGTGGATCACTGGGTGAGCAACGGCGCCGAAATGAGCGATCGTGTTGCTGCTCTGGTGCGTAACCTGCGCAAGGAGCGCGCTCAGGCTCCAGAAGCTGTGCCCGCCGCAGAAGCTGCAGCCCCGGCGGCTGCCGAAGACGCTGCCGCCAGCTAA
- the rimM gene encoding 16S rRNA processing protein RimM, whose amino-acid sequence MRKSSEVVLGRIRGVFGVHGWVRVESFTEEPLDILDYTPWSVHARAGVLSLVPLQGRWQGPGLVVQLGTTDGGVIADREYAQTLLNAEITVPRSALPTAGEDEIYLVDLVGMRVHGNDGHDFGRITRVLDNGVQPVMELDEGAQLIPFVRGPVVTRTDVAAGVVTLAWTAEYAL is encoded by the coding sequence GTGCGCAAGTCGTCCGAGGTTGTGCTCGGGCGTATTCGCGGGGTTTTTGGGGTGCATGGCTGGGTGCGGGTAGAGTCCTTCACCGAAGAGCCCTTAGACATCCTCGACTACACACCCTGGTCTGTTCATGCACGGGCCGGGGTGTTGTCGTTGGTGCCTCTGCAAGGCCGCTGGCAAGGGCCCGGCTTGGTGGTGCAGCTCGGTACCACTGATGGCGGTGTTATCGCTGATCGGGAGTACGCCCAAACCCTGCTGAACGCCGAGATCACCGTTCCCCGCAGTGCCTTGCCCACAGCCGGCGAGGACGAAATCTACCTGGTCGACCTGGTGGGTATGCGGGTGCATGGCAACGACGGCCATGACTTCGGCCGCATTACCCGGGTATTGGATAATGGGGTGCAGCCGGTGATGGAACTGGACGAGGGCGCGCAGCTCATTCCCTTTGTTCGCGGCCCTGTAGTCACACGCACCGATGTTGCGGCTGGGGTTGTCACCTTGGCCTGGACGGCCGAGTATGCGCTTTGA
- the trmD gene encoding tRNA (guanosine(37)-N1)-methyltransferase TrmD, translated as MRFDLITVFPGVVADFGRLGVTGDAVRAGKLSLRGHNLRDFAGDSGRPDDTPYGGGAGMLLQAEPLAQAIEAVRGMAPSKRPVIALGPHGRPFTQVAAQQLRDVGGAIVVCGRYEGWDERLNSLVDECFSLGDFIMSGAELPALCIVDACARLIPGVLGAEDALDSESFVDDLLEFPQYTRPYEWRGQVVPPVLLSGNHAEIARWRRQQSLGRTFIRRPDLLDNLNLSADDRALLREFLESES; from the coding sequence ATGCGCTTTGACCTGATTACCGTTTTCCCAGGGGTGGTGGCCGACTTTGGTCGCCTCGGAGTCACTGGAGATGCGGTCCGTGCTGGCAAGCTCAGCTTACGCGGGCATAACCTGCGCGATTTCGCTGGCGACAGCGGCCGGCCCGACGACACGCCCTACGGGGGCGGGGCGGGAATGCTGCTTCAGGCCGAGCCCTTGGCGCAGGCTATAGAGGCTGTGCGCGGGATGGCACCGAGCAAGCGGCCGGTCATCGCTCTTGGTCCTCATGGCCGGCCCTTTACGCAGGTGGCCGCACAGCAGCTCAGAGACGTGGGTGGCGCCATTGTGGTTTGTGGTCGCTACGAAGGTTGGGATGAGCGGCTGAATAGCTTGGTCGACGAATGCTTTTCGCTCGGGGACTTCATTATGTCGGGCGCGGAGCTTCCTGCTTTGTGCATTGTTGATGCCTGTGCACGCTTAATTCCGGGTGTGCTCGGCGCCGAAGACGCCTTAGACAGTGAAAGCTTTGTTGACGATTTGCTTGAATTCCCGCAATATACGCGGCCTTACGAATGGCGGGGCCAAGTGGTTCCGCCTGTTTTGTTATCGGGTAACCATGCTGAAATCGCGCGTTGGCGCCGTCAGCAGTCCCTCGGTCGTACTTTTATCCGACGGCCAGACTTGCTCGATAACTTGAATTTATCCGCTGATGATCGCGCACTCCTGCGCGAGTTTCTTGAATCTGAGAGTTGA
- the rplS gene encoding 50S ribosomal protein L19 codes for MHALVQAIEAEQMQKDVPDFAPGDTVVVQVKVKEGDRERLQAFEGVVIAKRNRGLNSAFTVRKISHGEGVERTFQTYSPLIAEIQLKRRGKVRRAKLYYLRDLRGKAARIKEKLAHKAK; via the coding sequence ATGCACGCGCTGGTCCAGGCGATTGAAGCCGAACAAATGCAAAAGGACGTCCCGGACTTTGCCCCCGGTGACACTGTTGTCGTTCAAGTAAAGGTGAAGGAAGGCGACCGCGAGCGTCTGCAGGCCTTCGAAGGTGTGGTGATTGCCAAGCGTAACCGCGGCCTGAACTCCGCTTTTACGGTCCGCAAAATTTCCCACGGTGAGGGTGTGGAGCGCACCTTCCAAACCTACAGCCCACTGATTGCTGAGATTCAGCTCAAGCGTCGCGGTAAAGTTCGCCGCGCCAAGCTCTACTACCTGCGTGATCTGCGTGGTAAGGCTGCCCGCATTAAAGAAAAGCTGGCTCACAAGGCCAAGTAA
- a CDS encoding M4 family metallopeptidase — translation MPTYRMARALLCASALAATVPVAAQDTARSRALTDLLNHTQQQLQWQVSPNRPHSILRALGDFPLLVDAVDAAPFTRATSFLNQFSSLWGLEDAAEEFALARISQDRSGRTHVHLDQTHAGIPVFGARLVVHMDDAGIQGVSGSYMADLPAADARQSLSPAELQKRAMQAVQKAHPRSQLHIQDAGPLYYTIGLLEGFGGPTILAYSVGISSQAGDVREQVILDHSNGALINRINNIHTQLNREIYTPNQDVPALLTEGSALAPADIPLAGDVSSDPLSRIPKLPTDNLYIFAGGTYDLYRNLFGREGYDEGAVDPAEQVQKSVYLINENCPNAYWNGDSTNYCPGFDTDDVVSHEWSHAYTEFTHGLIYQYQSGALNEAYSDIFGEMYDLVNGIEGPLGVTLLEGEYFENGGSRWVLGEDLSELAAGLLLRDMWDPDNFGANVPILGIPILSTPSPGSVISSENYFCGTGDGGGVHTNSGVPNHAFAMLVDGKSFNGVDIPAIGMTRAAHIYFHAMVNYQIPSTNFADHADALAQSCLDLLDVPLNDVLGNASEERITPQTCAAVEAAMTAVEMRQDPTVKCNYKPLLQPEAETPPVCAAGEAEVVSFEEGFAGTSLPAGWSATLNQTGDSNEGINWVVTDDIPQPHTGQAAFIANTFGGSCAPGGDISASFQLDSADIAITAEQSVLSINQFIQTEAEFDGGNLKYSLNGADFALVPAEAFLWNAYNMTLTDATAGGNTNPIAGQPAWSGSDQGESKSSWGTSQISLDALGAKAGDSLRLRFEFGQDGCNGNLGWYVDHVQLSHCTTASRQQPNTASSRGAFSQGGAMGYALLALGLLALRRRRMLAA, via the coding sequence ATGCCGACTTATCGGATGGCGCGCGCATTACTTTGCGCCAGCGCCCTCGCCGCTACCGTGCCGGTGGCCGCTCAAGACACCGCGCGTAGCCGCGCACTGACTGACCTGTTGAACCACACGCAGCAACAGCTGCAATGGCAGGTCTCCCCAAATCGCCCGCACAGCATATTGCGCGCCTTGGGAGACTTCCCCTTGTTAGTCGACGCAGTGGATGCTGCCCCTTTCACCCGAGCGACGTCTTTTCTAAACCAGTTCTCGTCGCTTTGGGGCTTAGAGGATGCTGCCGAAGAATTCGCGCTGGCTCGTATCAGCCAAGACCGTAGCGGGCGCACTCACGTGCACTTGGATCAAACCCATGCAGGCATCCCGGTTTTTGGCGCCCGCCTCGTAGTGCACATGGATGATGCCGGCATTCAAGGCGTTAGCGGGAGCTACATGGCCGACCTGCCCGCAGCTGATGCACGCCAGAGTTTGAGCCCAGCAGAGCTCCAAAAGCGGGCCATGCAAGCGGTCCAGAAGGCGCATCCGCGGTCGCAATTGCACATCCAAGATGCTGGCCCGCTGTACTACACCATCGGTTTGCTGGAAGGCTTTGGTGGCCCCACCATCCTGGCCTACAGTGTCGGCATTAGCAGCCAAGCCGGCGATGTGCGCGAGCAAGTCATTCTTGACCATAGCAATGGTGCGCTGATTAATCGCATCAACAACATTCACACCCAGCTCAACCGGGAAATTTATACCCCCAACCAAGACGTACCTGCGCTGCTGACCGAAGGCAGTGCGCTGGCACCCGCTGACATCCCGCTGGCCGGGGATGTGTCCTCAGACCCACTCTCACGCATCCCCAAGCTGCCCACAGACAACTTATATATCTTCGCTGGCGGCACCTACGATCTCTATCGCAACTTATTCGGCCGTGAAGGCTATGACGAAGGTGCCGTAGACCCCGCTGAGCAGGTGCAAAAAAGCGTTTACCTAATTAACGAGAATTGCCCTAACGCTTACTGGAACGGCGACTCCACTAACTACTGCCCAGGTTTTGATACCGATGATGTTGTTAGCCACGAATGGAGCCATGCCTACACCGAGTTCACCCACGGACTGATTTACCAGTATCAATCTGGCGCCTTGAATGAAGCCTATTCGGATATTTTTGGCGAAATGTACGACCTTGTGAATGGCATCGAGGGACCGCTGGGTGTCACCTTGCTGGAAGGTGAATACTTCGAAAATGGAGGCAGCCGCTGGGTCTTAGGTGAAGATCTGAGCGAGCTTGCCGCTGGGCTGTTATTACGCGACATGTGGGACCCGGACAACTTCGGCGCCAATGTCCCCATTCTGGGCATTCCCATTCTCAGCACTCCCTCTCCTGGCAGCGTCATCTCCTCGGAAAACTACTTCTGCGGAACTGGCGACGGCGGTGGTGTGCACACGAACTCTGGAGTGCCCAACCACGCCTTTGCCATGCTGGTCGATGGCAAGAGCTTCAATGGAGTGGATATTCCAGCCATCGGCATGACGCGGGCTGCGCATATTTATTTCCACGCTATGGTGAATTACCAGATCCCCAGCACCAACTTTGCCGATCACGCCGATGCCTTGGCGCAATCCTGCCTAGATCTGCTCGATGTCCCATTGAATGATGTGCTCGGCAACGCTAGTGAGGAGCGAATTACCCCGCAGACCTGCGCCGCGGTGGAAGCGGCGATGACCGCTGTGGAAATGCGTCAAGACCCCACGGTGAAATGCAACTACAAACCCCTGCTCCAACCCGAGGCCGAGACCCCGCCAGTTTGTGCGGCTGGTGAAGCAGAGGTGGTGAGTTTCGAAGAGGGTTTCGCAGGAACTAGCCTACCTGCCGGCTGGAGCGCCACTCTGAACCAAACCGGCGATAGTAACGAAGGAATTAATTGGGTCGTCACCGACGACATTCCCCAACCACACACTGGTCAAGCCGCTTTTATCGCCAACACCTTTGGCGGAAGCTGCGCACCTGGTGGCGACATTTCAGCCAGCTTCCAACTGGACTCTGCCGACATCGCTATCACCGCCGAGCAAAGCGTGCTGTCGATCAATCAGTTCATTCAAACGGAAGCGGAATTTGACGGCGGCAACCTCAAATACAGCCTGAATGGCGCGGACTTTGCCTTGGTGCCCGCAGAGGCTTTCCTCTGGAACGCCTACAACATGACCCTGACTGACGCGACTGCCGGCGGCAACACCAACCCCATTGCGGGCCAACCAGCCTGGTCTGGCTCTGATCAGGGCGAATCCAAGTCCAGTTGGGGTACCAGCCAAATCAGTTTGGATGCTTTGGGCGCCAAGGCCGGGGATAGCCTGCGCTTACGATTTGAGTTTGGTCAGGACGGCTGTAACGGCAACCTGGGTTGGTATGTGGACCATGTCCAGCTCAGCCATTGCACCACAGCCAGCCGGCAGCAACCCAACACTGCAAGCAGCCGCGGAGCCTTCAGCCAGGGCGGAGCGATGGGCTACGCGCTACTGGCATTAGGCCTACTGGCGCTGCGCAGACGGCGCATGCTTGCTGCCTAA
- the htpG gene encoding molecular chaperone HtpG, which yields MTRPMAEKHVFQAEVQQLLHLMIHSLYSNKEIFLRELISNASDAADKLRFEAQTTPDLMAGDAELKVEIEADKDAGTLTIRDNGIGMSHDELMENLGTIARSGTKKYLEALSGDQAKDSNLIGQFGVGFYSAFIVADKVTVHSRKAGADESWTWVSEGTGEYTLEPSDFNQRGTQITLHLRGDDAEFLDFHRLSHIIKTYSDHISLPVRLRKDTTEDGEDEGFEVVNKGTALWARSKSEIKDEDYQELFRTLAWDSGEALAWVHNKVEGKLEYTSLLFIPSKAPFDLYERDSRRGLKLYVRRVFIMDDAEKLLPNYLRFVRGVIDSNDLPLNVSRELLQSNRVIEQIKSAAVKRVLSLIETMAEKEPEKFQTVLKEFGAVLKEGVVEDPANKEQILKILRFATTKQHADDVPQVSLADYVKNMPSGQDAIYYLTAESRKAALSSPHLEMFKSKDVEVLLLTDRVDEWMINSVPEFMEKPLKSVARGDIKLDSIITDAKAEAEKERVASSFKETCERLQEALGAKVKEVKVSDRLTESAACLVAPEHAMSRHLERLLAQAGETVPGSEPILEVNPQHRLLERLKETSDSDQFADLALLVYEQAVLAEGGQLEEPAAFVARVNRLAFA from the coding sequence ATGACACGCCCCATGGCGGAAAAACACGTCTTTCAAGCCGAGGTGCAGCAACTTCTGCACTTGATGATTCACTCCTTGTATTCCAACAAGGAGATCTTCCTGCGTGAGCTCATCAGTAACGCGTCGGACGCAGCCGACAAGTTGCGCTTTGAGGCCCAAACGACTCCAGACCTCATGGCCGGAGATGCGGAGCTCAAAGTCGAGATTGAGGCCGACAAGGATGCCGGCACCCTAACCATCCGCGATAACGGCATCGGCATGAGCCATGACGAGCTCATGGAGAACTTGGGAACCATTGCCCGCAGCGGAACCAAGAAATACCTGGAGGCCCTGTCTGGCGATCAAGCCAAGGACTCCAACCTCATTGGTCAGTTTGGTGTGGGTTTTTATTCCGCCTTTATCGTTGCGGACAAAGTCACCGTGCACTCGCGGAAAGCGGGTGCAGACGAATCCTGGACCTGGGTCAGTGAGGGGACTGGCGAATACACGCTAGAGCCTAGCGATTTCAATCAGCGCGGCACCCAAATTACCTTGCACCTGCGAGGGGATGATGCGGAGTTTTTGGACTTCCATCGTTTATCGCACATCATCAAGACCTACAGCGATCACATCTCCCTGCCGGTTCGTCTGCGTAAGGACACAACCGAAGACGGTGAGGACGAGGGCTTCGAGGTTGTCAATAAGGGGACAGCTTTGTGGGCGCGGTCCAAGTCTGAGATCAAAGACGAGGATTACCAAGAGCTATTTCGCACGCTCGCTTGGGATTCCGGCGAGGCCTTAGCCTGGGTGCATAACAAAGTAGAAGGCAAACTGGAGTACACCAGCTTGCTGTTCATCCCCTCCAAGGCGCCTTTCGACCTCTACGAACGTGATAGCCGGCGCGGCCTCAAACTGTATGTGCGCCGGGTGTTCATCATGGACGATGCCGAGAAGTTGCTGCCGAATTATTTGCGCTTTGTGCGCGGGGTGATCGACTCTAACGATCTACCGCTGAATGTGTCGCGGGAGCTGCTGCAATCCAACCGGGTTATTGAGCAAATCAAGTCTGCTGCGGTGAAGCGTGTGCTGAGCTTGATTGAGACGATGGCTGAGAAGGAGCCAGAGAAGTTCCAAACGGTGCTTAAAGAGTTTGGGGCTGTGCTTAAAGAGGGTGTGGTAGAGGACCCTGCCAATAAAGAGCAGATTCTCAAAATTCTGCGCTTTGCCACCACCAAGCAGCATGCTGATGACGTTCCGCAGGTGTCGCTGGCGGACTATGTGAAAAACATGCCCTCCGGCCAGGACGCGATTTATTACCTAACCGCCGAATCACGTAAAGCGGCGTTGTCCAGCCCACACTTGGAGATGTTCAAGTCTAAAGATGTGGAGGTTTTGCTCCTCACCGACCGCGTTGATGAGTGGATGATCAATAGCGTGCCCGAGTTCATGGAGAAACCCTTGAAATCGGTGGCGCGGGGCGACATTAAGCTCGACAGCATTATTACTGATGCCAAAGCTGAGGCCGAGAAGGAACGTGTAGCGTCCAGCTTCAAGGAGACTTGCGAGCGCTTGCAAGAAGCGCTCGGCGCTAAGGTCAAAGAGGTCAAGGTGTCCGACCGGCTCACCGAGTCGGCGGCATGCCTAGTCGCCCCAGAGCACGCTATGTCGCGGCATTTAGAGCGCTTGCTCGCGCAGGCCGGTGAAACTGTGCCCGGTAGTGAGCCCATCTTGGAGGTGAACCCCCAGCATCGCCTACTGGAACGCTTGAAAGAGACTAGCGACTCAGACCAATTCGCGGATTTGGCACTGCTGGTCTATGAGCAAGCCGTGTTGGCCGAAGGTGGTCAGCTAGAAGAACCAGCGGCCTTTGTGGCCAGGGTGAATCGCTTAGCCTTCGCTTAA
- a CDS encoding BLUF domain-containing protein: MTKPDHSLVQLCYVSVPSNSLTLADVDDILHSARHNNLRHGITGVLSFGNGYFLQILEGAHSAVESTYETICLDPRHSHVKRVQLIGISQRNFDGWAMSYIPKPMLFRMLTAAGVDVVWPDGAEELEDIAATHYPTLVQVLAGEPSRAAV, from the coding sequence ATGACCAAACCAGACCATAGTCTTGTCCAGTTGTGCTATGTGAGCGTGCCGTCTAACAGCCTGACCCTGGCTGATGTAGACGACATTCTGCATAGCGCCCGACATAACAACTTACGCCATGGAATCACCGGAGTGCTGTCCTTCGGCAACGGCTATTTTTTGCAAATTTTAGAAGGCGCCCACAGCGCTGTTGAGTCTACCTACGAGACCATTTGCCTAGACCCTCGCCACTCACATGTGAAACGCGTGCAGCTCATCGGTATCAGCCAGCGTAATTTTGATGGCTGGGCCATGTCCTATATTCCCAAGCCCATGCTCTTCAGGATGCTCACTGCCGCTGGCGTAGATGTGGTCTGGCCGGATGGCGCTGAGGAATTGGAGGATATTGCCGCTACGCATTACCCAACCCTGGTTCAAGTATTGGCGGGCGAGCCTTCACGCGCTGCGGTTTAG
- a CDS encoding BLUF domain-containing protein, translating into MRDLGQTLIQLLYISRPAPGVGLDDLHTIVRDAQKRNSQLGITGILSFGRHYFLQALEGQEYQVNQCLDTIRSDSRHSDIQVIYQHAIEERWFPAWPMAYVPKPLLIEILRSAGLPLDWTDVDAHIRSWNKGQATQALSVIRREPQLNIAHHNPSA; encoded by the coding sequence ATGCGAGACCTTGGCCAAACTTTGATACAGCTGCTGTACATCAGCCGCCCCGCCCCTGGGGTGGGCTTGGATGATCTTCATACCATCGTGCGCGACGCCCAAAAGCGAAACTCACAGCTGGGTATCACCGGCATATTGTCATTTGGGAGACACTACTTTTTGCAGGCCCTAGAAGGTCAGGAATACCAGGTCAACCAATGTCTGGACACGATTCGCAGCGACAGTCGCCATTCAGACATTCAAGTGATTTATCAGCACGCTATTGAAGAGCGCTGGTTCCCAGCCTGGCCCATGGCCTACGTCCCCAAACCGCTGCTCATTGAAATTCTGCGCAGTGCCGGGCTGCCATTGGATTGGACCGACGTTGACGCCCACATTCGCAGCTGGAATAAAGGCCAGGCGACGCAAGCTCTCAGTGTTATCCGCCGCGAACCGCAGCTCAATATTGCGCACCATAACCCTTCCGCGTAA
- a CDS encoding BLUF domain-containing protein: protein MSGRHGRLSIAEFDMEHMGHPLIRLVYVSKPRADLSLVDVHDILDVAQKRNRDEAITGVLSFGPSYFLQALEGSEMRVMRLLGGITQDDRHSDLRVVYSEPVAKRMFPHWSMAYIPKPMLFEILRSSGLTLDWFEAEDQILAWNQPVAESALRLVSVEPPANVIRHNHRI, encoded by the coding sequence ATGAGCGGCCGACACGGTCGCCTAAGCATTGCGGAGTTCGACATGGAGCATATGGGCCACCCGCTTATCCGGCTTGTCTATGTCAGCAAGCCACGAGCAGACCTCAGCCTAGTTGACGTCCACGACATTCTTGATGTTGCCCAGAAACGAAACCGCGACGAAGCCATCACCGGAGTGCTGTCGTTTGGGCCTAGCTATTTTCTGCAGGCCTTAGAGGGTAGCGAGATGCGGGTGATGCGACTCCTAGGCGGCATTACTCAGGATGATCGTCATTCGGATCTTCGCGTGGTGTACTCCGAACCCGTGGCGAAACGCATGTTCCCCCATTGGAGCATGGCTTACATACCCAAACCCATGCTGTTTGAAATTCTACGCAGCAGTGGACTGACACTGGACTGGTTTGAGGCCGAAGACCAGATTCTCGCTTGGAATCAACCCGTCGCGGAGAGCGCACTCCGTCTCGTCAGCGTAGAACCCCCGGCCAATGTCATCCGCCACAACCATCGCATCTGA
- the sat gene encoding sulfate adenylyltransferase: MIAPHGTATLQPRYIQDEAHRAAMAAEAESLPSLLLNSAAAANAVMLGAGYFNPLSGYMNKAEALAVSETMHMPDGLFWPVPVLNLSTEDLSFEAGQRVALRDPNVEGHPIIAVQTVSAVEHLSEDERESIVRAVFNTDDAEHPGVATFRSLGSTVVSGPIDVLNFSYFPEEFPQTFQTAYEIRAEFAQRGWERVVAFQTRNPMHRAHEELCRMAHTDLKADGILVHMLLGKLKPGDIPAEVRDACIRKMVDCYFPANTVMISGYGFDMLYAGPREAVLHAVFRQNAGCTHLIVGRDHAGVGDYYGAFDAQTIFDQQVPAGALAIEIYRADHTAWSKKLNKVVMMRDAPDHSKEDFVLLSGTKVREMLGQGIAPPPEFSRPEVAQILMDYYRNQ, from the coding sequence ATGATTGCACCGCACGGCACTGCAACCCTTCAGCCCCGCTACATCCAGGATGAAGCCCACCGTGCAGCAATGGCTGCCGAGGCGGAATCTCTGCCCAGCCTACTGCTGAATTCGGCTGCGGCGGCCAACGCCGTCATGCTGGGTGCAGGTTACTTCAACCCGCTCAGCGGCTATATGAATAAAGCCGAAGCCCTGGCCGTGAGCGAAACCATGCACATGCCGGATGGCTTGTTTTGGCCGGTTCCGGTACTCAACCTGAGTACGGAAGACTTGAGCTTTGAGGCCGGGCAACGCGTCGCTCTGCGCGACCCCAATGTTGAAGGCCACCCTATTATTGCGGTGCAAACAGTATCTGCGGTTGAACACCTCAGCGAGGACGAGCGGGAAAGCATCGTGCGCGCCGTCTTCAATACCGATGACGCAGAGCACCCTGGCGTTGCCACCTTCCGCAGCTTGGGCTCCACTGTTGTCAGTGGTCCCATCGACGTTCTCAACTTTAGCTACTTCCCGGAGGAGTTTCCCCAAACCTTCCAAACGGCCTACGAAATTCGGGCCGAATTCGCTCAGCGCGGCTGGGAGCGCGTGGTGGCGTTTCAAACCCGCAACCCCATGCACCGAGCTCATGAAGAGCTGTGCCGTATGGCGCACACCGACCTCAAAGCCGACGGCATCTTGGTGCACATGCTGCTGGGCAAACTCAAGCCCGGCGATATTCCCGCCGAAGTCCGCGATGCCTGCATTCGCAAGATGGTGGACTGCTATTTTCCCGCCAACACGGTGATGATCTCCGGCTATGGCTTTGACATGCTCTACGCAGGCCCGCGCGAAGCCGTGCTGCATGCCGTCTTCCGCCAAAACGCCGGTTGCACTCACCTCATCGTGGGCCGCGACCATGCCGGAGTCGGCGACTATTACGGTGCCTTCGACGCTCAAACTATCTTCGATCAACAGGTTCCGGCCGGCGCGCTGGCGATCGAGATTTATCGGGCCGACCACACGGCTTGGTCCAAGAAGCTCAATAAAGTGGTGATGATGCGCGACGCTCCTGACCACAGCAAAGAGGACTTCGTCCTGCTTTCGGGAACAAAGGTCCGGGAAATGCTGGGCCAGGGCATTGCGCCTCCGCCAGAGTTCTCACGCCCCGAAGTGGCCCAAATTCTGATGGACTACTACCGAAACCAGTAG